In Nicotiana tabacum cultivar K326 chromosome 11, ASM71507v2, whole genome shotgun sequence, a single window of DNA contains:
- the LOC142166048 gene encoding protein VERNALIZATION 3-like translates to MIFATFTLLVMVDPDAPSPSNPNLREYLHWLVTDIPATTDTSFGNEVVCYESPQPSMGIHRFVFALFRQLGRETVYAPGWRQNFNTRDFAELYNLGLPVAAVYFNCHRESGTGGLGSLDIYIYIYKALLLLCREILLKSFAEISALCLLYNYY, encoded by the exons ATGATCTTCGCAACTTTTACACTCTTG GTTATGGTGGATCCTGATGCTCCAAGCCCAAGCAACCCTAACCTGAGGGAGTATCTACACTG GCTGGTCACAGATATCCCAGCAACTACAGATACAAGCTTTG GAAATGAAGTTGTATGCTACGAGAGTCCACAACCATCAATGGGAATTCATCGCTTTGTTTTCGCGTTGTTTCGACAATTGGGTCGCGAAACTGTGTATGCGCCAGGTTGGCGTCAGAATTTCAACACAAGAGACTTTGCAGAACTTTACAATCTTGGTTTGCCTGTTGCTGCTGTTTACTTCAATTGCCACAGGGAGAGTGGTACTGGTGGCCTCGGTtctcttgatatatatatatatatatataaagctttATTGTTATTATGTCGTGAAATCTTACTAAAAAGTTTTGCAGAAATATCTGCACTTTGTTTGctatataattattattaa